The DNA sequence GTCCTTGGTTTGTTGAcccaactcaggacctaacaaaTTATTTTCTCCTACTTTATCCCAATAAAGTGGggatctacatttacgtccatataaagcttcgtagggtggcattcctATGCTGGCATGATAAATATTattataggaaaactcaatcaacgaCAGGTGATCGTCCcagtttcctttaaaatccaaagcacaaacccttaacatatcttctattgtttgaattgttctttcagttttgccatctgtctggggatggtaagcggtactcagTTTTAACTTAGTCCCTAAACATTCTTGGAACTTTGTCCAAAACcttgagttaaaccttggatctcgatcagacacaattgacacagaaactccatgcttggtcacaaTTTTATCCAAATACACCCTGACTAGCTTAtccaaagaatacctttcattgatcgggaggaaatgtgcagactttgtcaatttatcaataattacccaaatagcatcatggttcgacttcgtctttggtagtcctactataaaatCCATCGCGATTTCTTTCCATTTCCACTGTgaaatctccaaaggttgtaacaatccacttagTCTTTGATATTCTGCCTTTACTGTTTGACACGTGTGACATTTACTAACCCAACTGActatttcctttttcattcctggccaccaaaaattatgcttcaaatcctgatacatcttagtactcccagggtgaatagaaaacctagagaTATGAGCTTCCCGCAAAacctcattcttcaattcagtcaccTTGGGGATCCATATTCTTGAGGAGAACCTAAACAAACCTTTATTGTATTTTTTCGTACAAAGTTCTTCTCCAGTCAACTATCTAGTCCTTGATCCATAatttcttcctgacacttcttaaCCTTGTCTatcaattctggctgaaaagtgatctcatacaatCGCTCCTTATTACCTTCTGGTATTCGaacttcaatttctaacttttccaattctttttCTAATTCCACAACAACCTTGATCACaatcaatctttctttcctgGTCAAGGCATCTGCCACTACGTTGGCTTTGCCTGGATGGTAGTTAATGGAACAATCATTGTCCTTAATCAGTTATagccatcttcgttgtctcatgtttagatctttctgggtgaatatatactttaagctcttatggtccgtatagatctcgcacatttctccgtacaaataatgtctccacagcttcaacgTGAACACTATTGCTGCTAACTCCAGGTCATGCAATGGATACATTTTCTCATGGGGTTTTAACTGTCTGGAGGCGTAGGCAATAACTTTATTATGTTGCATCAACATACAGCCCAAACCCTTTaaagaagcatcactgtagattacaaaatttcatgtctcatctggcaatgctagcACTAGAGCTGTTACTaatcttttctttaattcttggaagctctgctcacacttttctgtccaaataaacttttcattctttctggtcaacttggttaattGAGTCATAATCTTGGAAAAGTCTTTTacaaatcttcggtaataacctgctaatccaagaaaacttatgacttccgtcggggtctttggttgttcccatctggatacagcttcaatctttacaGGATCTACTTTGATACCATCTTTCCCCATTATATgacctaaaaattgtacttcatccaaccaaaattcacatttgaAAACTTAGTGTATAACTGCTTTTCTCTCAGCCTTTGCAAGGCGATCCTCAGGTGTTTAGCATGATCTTCTTTAGTCTTTGAGTatataaggatgtcatcaataaatacaataataaactttTCCAGGTATTCCTTATACAccctattcattaaatccatgaaagcagcTGGCGCATTGGTCAATCTAAATGACATCACTAGGAACTCGTAATGTTCGTATCTGATTCTGAATGtagtctttggtatgtcttcaggcttaatcttcaactgatggtagcccgatctcaagtcaatcttcgagaaatagTACGCTCTTTTAAGTTGGTCAAacaggtcatctatccttggtaggggatacttattcttgatgtcaacttatttaattcccggtaatcaatacacaacctcatacttccgtcctttttctttacaaatagaattggtgcaccccacggggatacacttggccaAATGACACCTTTATCTAacaattcctgaagttgcttagctagttctttcatttctactggcGCCATTCGGTAtagagcctttgaaactggttctgctccagAAACTAAATCAATAAAAAACTCGATCTCATGATCTGGTGGTAATCCTGGCAACTAATCTGGAAAACCGTCTGGAAAttctcttactattggaatcttGTCCAGGTTAGGTGTCTCGTTCTCGGCGTCTACTATATGGGCTAAGTAAGCCTCGCATCCTTGTTTCAGCAGTTTCTTTGCCTTAAAtatcgagagaaatttcttttcttgcctttgTCCTTGATAGTTTACCCTAACATTATCCACTGTAAACATcacaatcttcttcttcctacAATCAATGTTCGCCTTATAATGGGACAaacaatccattcctaaaattacatCGAACACTCCTAGCTCAAAGGGTATTAGGTCAGCCGAAAAAGAATGCCCGTGGATTTCCAATTGACACTTAGGGCAAAACTGACTCGCTAAAACTCTATCTTGATTAGCTACTTCTATAGTCAAAGGTTCAGTCAAGTCTTCTAACATTAAATccattttattcacacattctTTTGATATAAAGGACTTAGATGCTCCTGAATTGAATAAAACTTTAATAGGTACAGAATTGAGAGagagcgtacctgcaaccacatccgAATCTTGAGCGTTAGATCTTTTAATCATCTTGAAGGTTCTGGCTCTAGCTGAGATGGATGCTGGTCCTTGTGATGTAGTACCTTGAGTAGCTGTCCTGTAATTCCTAGCAAGATGTCGAACCTTACCACAGTTATAGCAAGTAACTGCGGGTTTCTATGAGTTGCACtctgatgcataatgacccttctGATGACATTTAAAACACTGAACATCCCTTCTGCACAGACCACTATGTTTCTTGCTACATATCTTACAATCCACCACTGGATTTGCTGACTGGGTTGGAGTGGAGGCCACTGAAGTGGTAATAGGCCTGGCATGAGGAAAAGTTTGTCTTCTAAACCTTTTATTCCTATTTTGGCCAAATCGCTTCTGAAACATCTGACCAGATCCTCCTGGATTCGTCTCATCAATAGTACCTTCAGATTTTCTCTTCTTATCACCCTTCTCTTTAGcagccaacttctgatcactttcGATTACTAGAGCGGCCTGAAATATAGAGGGATATGTTTTGAGTTGCAAAGCTACAACTCCACTGGGAATTTCGGGCTTCAATCCTTGCTGGAACCTTTTCACCTTCTGATCTTCAGTACTCACGTACATAGGTACCAATCcggccaattccgtaaacttggcctcgtactctgctacacTCTTTTTAACCTGCttcaattctagaaactcaaCCTCCAACTGATTTTGTAAACAAtccggaaaatatttttccaaaaacaactctgtaaaCCTGGTCCAAGCAACAAGACCCTATCCTTCCAAGGCATGagtggactcccaccaataatttgcttcaccCTTCATAAAATAACTCGCATAGTCTCATTTAAGATTATCATATACTTGCGTGAGGGCAAAGGTTTTTTCCATTTTCTTTAGCCAAATTCTGGCAGCAACTGGGTCTACTtcacccttaaactctgggggtttcacagactgaaaggatttaaaGCTAACAGTTTTATTCACCTCTCTCTGCTGAGGTTGTTGATGAAGCTGCAACtgttgttgttggatttgttactgctgttgttgtataaattgttgttgttgttgttgttgctacTGTTGCAGAAATtattgttgctgctgctgaaattattcttgctgctgagccatttGGTTAGACTGTTGGTGCAAAAAATCTAGAAACTCATTCATGACTGGGCCCCCATCAGAGTCTCTATTAGAGGAATTGGACGGGATATTCTTCTTGggcggcattctcctgaaacacaacaattgtttttagtttaaaaatttcccccgggtagcaacattttCATGTGTCAAGAGAATGGTACCGCAATAAAATATTCCCATCCTCAATTATTTGGGTCCGAATGTAATGAGTGGCTAAATTTAACAAAATCAGCAACAAATGCAACAATAgaagtaacaacaataataacaatgcAATACTAACAATATAAGCCAATTCTCATAACAGCCACTGACTACTATCGCCACATTCTAACTAAACTCACATGATCCCCTCGCTCTCATAAGAGGGATACCTACAAATCTCTATCGGTCGTTGCCAATATCACATATACCAGGGAGACACACTAAAGATCAGGTCAGTTCTAAGATCCTCAATATATGCCAGGGTTGCGCCTTCGAACCCTCGACTAGACTCTTAAACTCACTcatctatatgagttgctgactcacaccctTAAACACCAATCCTACACCTTTccgactctactcctaacctaaatcagggacttaaacctgttgctctgataccaacatgtgacggcctcaaccccggggtcaggagttgacgtcactaacaataTCAAACTATAATTATAGTACAATCAACTCATTCATATTCAATATAAACACAACCTCTTctcaagatcttttccaggttcaagtatgatttaggttacaaacTTAATATAAACCATTTTATTTAAAACAACCCGACACCTCTAACTTTCTACAATAACTCACAGACCACACCTAGTCTGACATAATAAACTCAGAGGATCTTAACACATGAGGAGTTGGAATATGGCCCCGCTTATGACAGAATGATCTCCTAAGcatacgacgacacataccttgacaattcctcaaacttcccctcataatctgttaccgacatgttcccttgctttaattctaaaaactttagctccatttgatcctgaacaaactgaggaaaatacttttctaaaaacaattccttaaacctttcccaagtaataacatatatgctttccaatgtcttcaccatctcccaccaataggtggcctcattcttcagatagtaacttgcaaattcaaccttctgctcctctttcacttttaccaaggcaaatgccttctctatttcctttaaccacacatttgcttcaattggctctaaggaacccttgaattctggtgggtttactgcctgaaaagttttgaaagttacttggggattggtctgtctctgctgttgttatgccaggtgaactgtttgttgggccaagatttgaagaatctgggctattgctgggtccatgggtcctgggttcacattctggtttgtatcatcttggttgttattgttgttgttgttggtttcctcattctgggtgttggtgcgggtatttcttctgggaggcattttctgtaaagaatcaatcaatttatttagcttttgaatcaaatctttgtataaaagaaaagttttgtaaaacatgaatatctctttttgaaaacagttgtaactaagtaaattgcatgcttctttacagaatataaacagttatggaaaacagggtacatggtatcacagggtatactggtgcaataaataaggtaaagtaaaacaggtacgataaagtaaatgacagtgttggaaaagaaaaggtactgatatatagatcaaaagttttaggtagtacaagcgtaaagacgcttcgaaagtaaaagcaaaaagggtacaataacctacttACTAGTCAACATCGGTAGTCTATAAATACAAatcaaaagtctactgatacacactacacactactgtccatactacataaccataacaacactgctcaacatctccatctcagaatctctggctcatggcaaatctggacctcctatctcctcaagctcctctagaacccacttagcccactccactaggaaatcaggggtgatgtcctcatgtgtagcctcagcaatcctcacagcagctgctctacgaaacacttggagcctctccctaagtcgcctctcaccactccccatctctctggtacgcatgatatgtaataactcctggatctgaccctat is a window from the Apium graveolens cultivar Ventura chromosome 1, ASM990537v1, whole genome shotgun sequence genome containing:
- the LOC141663053 gene encoding uncharacterized protein LOC141663053, translated to MDLMLEDLTEPLTIEVANQDRVLASQFCPKCQLEIHGHSFSADLIPFELGVFDVILGMDCLSHYKANIDCRKKKIVMFTVDNVRVNYQGQRQEKKFLSIFKAKKLLKQGCEAYLAHIVDAENETPNLDKIPIVREFPDGFPD